A genomic stretch from Corynebacterium faecale includes:
- the dps gene encoding DNA starvation/stationary phase protection protein Dps: protein MSNYTVPGINDNDAKQLIDGLQERLTDYNDLHLILKHVHWNVVGPNFIAVHEMLDPQVDLVRGYADEVAERISTLGGQPIGTPAGHVDNRTPLEYEMNRGNTQDHLATLNKVYTTVLERLRESMAQAGDVDSVTEDVYIAHAAELEKFQWFMRAHLDDGSGNIAE from the coding sequence ATGAGTAACTACACAGTCCCAGGAATCAATGACAACGACGCCAAGCAGCTTATTGATGGACTGCAGGAGCGTCTCACCGACTACAACGATCTCCACCTGATCCTCAAGCACGTCCACTGGAATGTGGTGGGCCCGAACTTCATCGCCGTCCACGAAATGCTGGATCCCCAGGTTGACCTGGTCCGCGGTTATGCCGATGAGGTGGCAGAGCGTATCTCCACCCTCGGTGGACAGCCGATCGGCACCCCGGCCGGTCACGTGGACAACCGCACTCCACTCGAATACGAGATGAACCGCGGCAACACCCAGGATCACCTCGCCACACTGAACAAGGTCTACACCACCGTGCTCGAGCGACTCCGTGAGTCCATGGCGCAGGCCGGCGACGTTGACTCGGTCACCGAGGATGTCTACATCGCCCACGCCGCTGAACTGGAGAAGTTCCAGTGGTTCATGCGCGCCCACCTGGATGACGGCTCCGGCAACATCGCTGAATAA
- a CDS encoding Fpg/Nei family DNA glycosylase has protein sequence MPEGHVIHRLAGELTQRFGDAVLDVTSPQGRFAAEAAIVDQTRIARADAHGKHLFIDFTAEHPEHIIYIHLGLIGTLNFEPAEETRGQIRLHISDGGIAANLRGPQWCRLITDEERDIAIGKLGADPIRDDADPDPIRLKVQRSGRSIGSLLMDQKLFAGVGNIYRAETLFRLGISPFKPGREITNAEFTSIWADLVGLMKDGVTAGRIDTVRHEHTPEAMGRPPRKDDHGGEVYTYRRTGQPCYLCDTPIRDQVMEGRNLFWCPACQR, from the coding sequence ATGCCTGAAGGACACGTCATTCATCGTCTCGCCGGAGAACTCACCCAGAGATTCGGTGATGCTGTGCTCGACGTTACCTCCCCACAGGGCCGGTTTGCAGCGGAGGCGGCGATCGTGGACCAGACCCGCATCGCCCGCGCCGATGCCCACGGGAAGCATCTGTTCATCGATTTCACCGCTGAGCACCCAGAACACATCATCTACATCCACCTCGGACTGATCGGCACACTCAACTTCGAACCCGCGGAAGAAACCCGCGGCCAGATCCGCCTCCACATCTCCGATGGCGGGATCGCGGCGAATCTGCGCGGACCACAATGGTGTCGCCTGATCACAGATGAGGAGCGTGACATCGCGATCGGCAAACTCGGCGCCGACCCGATCCGCGATGACGCCGACCCGGACCCCATCCGCCTCAAGGTGCAGCGCTCCGGTCGCAGCATCGGCTCCCTGCTCATGGATCAGAAGCTGTTCGCCGGCGTGGGCAACATCTACCGCGCAGAGACCCTCTTCCGCCTCGGCATCTCACCGTTCAAACCAGGCCGCGAGATCACCAATGCGGAATTCACGTCCATCTGGGCGGACCTGGTGGGCCTGATGAAAGACGGTGTCACCGCCGGACGCATCGACACCGTCCGCCACGAACACACCCCAGAAGCCATGGGCCGCCCACCACGCAAAGACGACCACGGCGGCGAGGTCTACACCTACCGCCGCACCGGCCAGCCGTGCTACCTCTGCGACACCCCGATACGCGACCAGGTCATGGAAGGCCGCAACCTCTTCTGGTGCCCGGCCTGCCAGCGCTAA